The following is a genomic window from Candidatus Latescibacter sp..
CCACTAACATGGGATGGACTGATGTCGGCGGCATAGCTTTCCTGCCCACCGATCAGACCAAGTATTTCCATGACACGCTCCAGGGCCCCAATACTAAGAAGGTTACCAGAGCATGGTCCTGGGTTCCCAACGGCGATTCGGTTCTGAGGACCGACTGGGGTACCAATGGAGAATACATCTACTCCGTGGCGTCTCCGGCTGGCTGGAATTTCGGCCCCGGCGTAGTCAGCGATGGAGGAAGTAACCTCTTACTGTCCAACGCCGATATAAGCAACAACGGCAAGGAATCCAAGCTGATCATTATCGACGCATCAGACGGTTCGGATATCAAGAAACTTGATCTCGCCAAATGGTGGGTTAACCTCCTAGAAGGCGGTGAGACAGTCGGCGGACAGTATACCGGCGGCCCCACAGAGCTCAGCGTCAGAAACGGATTGGTAGCTCTCGGCTCTCACTCCACCTGCGTCAACTCTCTTGTGGATCCCAGCAAGGACACCGTTGATACTGCTGTGCTCTGGGTAAACCGGAACGGCGACATTATCGGCGACCACAACTGGGAAACCACCACCAAAAAACCGTGGGTGTGCAACGACTACAATGTCGGTCCCTACAAGTATACCACTTCCATGGACAATCAGGGCTTCGTGGTTTTCCCGGCCTTTGACATGGGCGCGGTATCGTTCGGTCTATATGCTCCGGACGGCACCGGCATTGCCTACAAGGCCTATGCCGGCGAAACCGCCGCCCAGAAGTACGGCCTCGATTTCATCGATTACGCCTCGCCGTATGACGGCATCTATGCCGGTGCGGTCGGTGTCTTAAACCCTGATGGTAAAACTTTCGCGATTGCGGGCGGATTCTATTTTACCGGTCATGATTCCGTCAAGGGTGTGATACAGAGCGGAGTCGGTGTGGACGAAGCCGCTCCTGCTTCTTTCGCGGTGTCGCAGAACACTCCGAACCCCTTCAACCCCACCACCTCGATCAGCTTCACTCTGGCCAAGGC
Proteins encoded in this region:
- a CDS encoding FlgD immunoglobulin-like domain containing protein, with the translated sequence MRKIVLLAAIFSIFAATAFSAPFAPTVLKLTAAPTIAYKFDGSSLSIPVTVAGVPADVSFMVFTKGKAASISKITNGYLGWHYVNNIDTCLYLSATNALVVGSNTISWNGKNKAGTAVAKTDLTYYLFGYDNKSPKVKMTAQLGPNPWGYRTILEKDSKGVALAKPIMYMSDAARGIAATAFKHTLKKWIVGNDPEDATLVETTTNMGWTDVGGIAFLPTDQTKYFHDTLQGPNTKKVTRAWSWVPNGDSVLRTDWGTNGEYIYSVASPAGWNFGPGVVSDGGSNLLLSNADISNNGKESKLIIIDASDGSDIKKLDLAKWWVNLLEGGETVGGQYTGGPTELSVRNGLVALGSHSTCVNSLVDPSKDTVDTAVLWVNRNGDIIGDHNWETTTKKPWVCNDYNVGPYKYTTSMDNQGFVVFPAFDMGAVSFGLYAPDGTGIAYKAYAGETAAQKYGLDFIDYASPYDGIYAGAVGVLNPDGKTFAIAGGFYFTGHDSVKGVIQSGVGVDEAAPASFAVSQNTPNPFNPTTSISFTLAKAGKVTVDIYNAAGQKVDTVVNTTISAGNHSITWNASRFSAGVYFYTVKSGDFSKTMKMTLLK